The Pseudoxanthomonas suwonensis sequence GTTCCCGGGCGTCCGCGCCCGCAAGCGCCCAATCTCGGACATGACGATCAACGCCGCCCTGCGGCGGCTGGGCTATGACAGCCAGACCCTGACCGGCCATGGGTTCCGGCACATGGCCTCGACCCTGCTCAACGAACTGGGCTTCAATGGCGACGCGATCGAACGGCAGCTCTCGCACAAGGAACCGGGCGTGCGCGGCATCTACAACCAGGCCCAGCACCTGGCCGAGCGCACCCGGATGATGCAGTTCTGGGCGGACTACCTCGACCGACTCCGGGCCGGCATCAAGACGCCGCCGCCGATGCCCTCAGCGCCCGTGCACGCGCCCGAGGCGACGGGCTTCCTTACACCTACGCCTGCTTGGCATTGGCAGTCGGGCCTACCGATCAAGGTCACGGCCACTGCAGTCCTGGGTTCGTTGGAGACCGGGCGATGAGCGCTGCGTCAGTGGAGTTGACAGGGTTGTCAAAGTTGACAAGGTTGACGAATCGGATTAGGCTGCCCCTTCATCCGAGGGATGCCGCCATGCCCACCGCTGCCCGTACCGTGACCCCGCCTCCGCCGGCCGTGACCGAAGCGTTCGACACGGTGATCGAATCTCTGACCCAAGGACTCCATCGCCAGATGAAGGCGCTGGTCGGCATGCCCGAGCAGCAACTGCACGACTTGGCCCGCCGCTACGCCCCGACGCTCGATCTCGATCCCGAGACTGCTCAGGACCTGCGACTTCTGCGCGTCCTGCTTGACGGCCTCGAGACAGCGCAGGTGCGCGCCCGCAATCAGGAGGCGCTGGAGACCGCTCGCCAGCGTGCGGCCACGGTCAAGCACGACCTGGTCGCCCGAGGCGAGCTCGTGCCGGCTGACGAGTTGGGGAAGGCACTCGGCATCAGCCGACAGGCAGTTCACAAGGGAGCCAAGACCGGACGCCTGTTCGCGGTCGAGGCCGGTGGTCGGGAGCATTACTTCCCGTCGTTCCTCGCCGAGCAGGAACTGCGCGCCAACGGGCTAGAGGACGTGCTGTCGATCCTTGGTGGCGAGTCCGGCTGGAGCAAGTGGCTGTTCTTCACCACGCCCAGCGGCGCGCTGGGCGGGATGACCCCGCTGGAGGCGCTGCGCGAGCGCCGGCGCGGTGCGGTGCAGACCGCCGCGCGCGCCTACACCGAACGCTGAGCATCCATTCGCGTATGCTTGCCTCGCCTCCGCCCGATCTCGCCACGCTGTCGCTGGATGTGGTGCAAGTCGATCCCGCCGCGTGCGTGCGCATCACCCGCTATCCCGACACCGAACCGTTCTTCGGCAAGACCGGCGGCAACCGCTTCGATGATCCGCTGCGTGAATACGGGGTGTGCTATGCCGGCGACGATTTCCTGGTCGCCTTCGCTGAGAGCATCCTGCACGATGCGGTCGCGGTGTCCGGCGGGTTCCGTGTAGCCGAGTCGGAGTTGCTCGCGCGCCATGTCGTTGCCTTCGACGGAAGCGAACTGGCCCTGGCCGACTTGACCGGTATCCCGCTCAAGCGGCTGGGCGGCACCAACGACATCTCCTCGGAGGTTCCCTATGACATGCCGCAGCGTTGGTCACGGACGGTGTACGCGCATCCGAGCAACGTCGACGGCCTGCGCTACGTGTCCCGGCATCTGAACATCGGCTTCGCGTTCGCCCTGTTTGACCGTGCTCAGGTGAGGATGCGCCGTGGTACGTCCGTGCCGCTGACGGAGCATCCGCAGCTGGCGGCCGCATTGGTACAGTTCAACATCGCCCTGCTTTGAAACACGCTGGCAGCCGATCGCTTCGGAACTGCTCGATCACGTTGGGAGGTTGACTTCGCCAGGGGCATTCCACGCAATAAGCGGTTCATCGGGATGTCGACCCGGACGGGTCAGGTGCGCGAACAGCCATTGCAGTATCGGCGGATCCAGCAAGCCTGCGACGAACATCGACTGCCAGTTGTTCCTGCTTTCGTAGGAATCATCCTGTCTGTCTAGCTCCGCCTCCAGCAGCTG is a genomic window containing:
- a CDS encoding RES family NAD+ phosphorylase; protein product: MLASPPPDLATLSLDVVQVDPAACVRITRYPDTEPFFGKTGGNRFDDPLREYGVCYAGDDFLVAFAESILHDAVAVSGGFRVAESELLARHVVAFDGSELALADLTGIPLKRLGGTNDISSEVPYDMPQRWSRTVYAHPSNVDGLRYVSRHLNIGFAFALFDRAQVRMRRGTSVPLTEHPQLAAALVQFNIALL